Proteins from a genomic interval of Orbaceae bacterium lpD02:
- a CDS encoding AEC family transporter, which translates to MQFFTILLPIFCIFIVGFIAQKALRFDVANLSKMSLYVLSPFLAFKTFYTHTLTIDYLYYILYIVALCFILIGIISLWCLIVKYNIKERCAMILCSCFMNNGNYGTPVILVFFGAVGFELAVIMMVLQQFVMSTVGIYYAAKGSDYQDTVSQKEVIMKVVRMPVAYGALLGIIFQLCKVSLSPAVLTPIAMIGDSSIVVIMIILGMQLAKLTVKQLEYSKLFVALLVRMVISPIIALALVYFMPIEHMYKQILIVLAAMPSAANTTLLSVQFNTKPELVSSATFVSTIVSLVTLPIVLWLTGVPTPF; encoded by the coding sequence ATGCAATTTTTTACTATCTTATTACCCATCTTTTGTATTTTTATTGTTGGATTTATTGCACAAAAAGCGCTTAGATTCGATGTTGCTAATTTATCAAAAATGTCACTTTATGTATTATCACCATTTTTGGCCTTTAAAACTTTTTATACCCATACACTGACGATCGATTACTTGTATTATATTTTATATATTGTTGCACTTTGCTTTATTTTAATTGGCATTATTTCATTATGGTGTTTAATTGTTAAATATAATATCAAAGAACGCTGCGCAATGATTCTGTGTTCTTGTTTTATGAATAATGGTAATTATGGTACCCCGGTCATTCTAGTTTTTTTTGGTGCAGTAGGCTTTGAACTAGCGGTTATTATGATGGTATTGCAGCAATTTGTTATGAGTACTGTTGGTATTTACTATGCGGCAAAAGGAAGTGACTATCAAGACACCGTTAGCCAAAAAGAGGTCATAATGAAAGTTGTTCGGATGCCTGTCGCTTATGGCGCATTGCTTGGTATTATATTTCAACTGTGCAAAGTTTCGTTAAGCCCTGCTGTCTTAACACCTATCGCAATGATTGGGGACTCATCTATTGTCGTTATCATGATTATTTTAGGTATGCAATTGGCAAAACTAACCGTCAAGCAATTGGAATACTCTAAATTATTCGTCGCACTACTCGTTAGAATGGTTATTTCGCCGATCATCGCTTTAGCCTTAGTCTATTTTATGCCAATTGAGCATATGTATAAGCAAATTCTAATTGTGCTAGCTGCAATGCCCTCAGCGGCAAACACCACGTTGCTGTCAGTACAATTTAATACCAAACCCGAACTGGTATCAAGTGCAACATTCGTTAGCACGATTGTAAGTTTAGTTACATTACCTATTGTGCTTTGGCTAACGGGTGTTCCCACTCCATTTTAA
- the infB gene encoding translation initiation factor IF-2, whose translation MTKVSIETLAQEIKTPVDTLLQQFADAGIEKNASDFVSQKEKEALLAHLNPQKGPTKLTVQRKTHSTLNVQGSGGKNKEVKIEVRKKRTFVKRDPVEIAAEQEKARLEAEQKAAEEKAQLEAKAKAKKQEEEEKRQVKEQEEKQKQAVIAKANAEKEQKQIEKEAALDPKAKKIAEEKARLEAEANEIKRKAEAENHRKLEEDAKRMAEEARKLAEQYNKDGTEPERGPEDEDYHLTTSVYARAAEDDNDREVESGRAHGRGSKVAKQKKGSKLSEGKAEREEVRAITRTGHKKKGKSTIQQGFNKPAQAVNRDVVIGETVTVAELANKMAVKGSEVIKAMMKMGAMATINQVIDQETAQLVAEEMGHKVVLRRENELEESLMSDRDTGAEKVSRAPVVTIMGHVDHGKTSLLDYIRKAKVASGEAGGITQHIGAYHVKTENGDITFLDTPGHAAFTSMRARGAKATDLVVLVVAADDGVMPQTIEAIQHAKAANVPIVVAVNKIDKMDADPERIKGELAQYGVMSDDWGGDAQFVHVSAKAGTGIDQLLEAILLQAEVLELTAIDTGMASGVVIESFLDKGRGPVATVLVQSGTLHKGDIVLCGFEYGRIRAMRNELGKEVIEAGPSMPVEILGLSGVPSAGDEATVVRDEKKAREVALYRQGKFRDVKLARQQKAKLENMFTNMADGDVSELNIVLKADVQGSTEAISDALTNLSTDEVKVKIIGSGVGGITETDASLAAASNAIILGFNVRADASARKVIESENLDLRYYSVIYDLIDEVKQAMSGMLAPEYKQQIIGLANVRDVFKSPKFGAIAGCMVTEGVVKRHNPIRVLRDNVVIYEGELESLRRFKDDVNEVRNGIECGIGVRNYNDVRVGDSIEVFETIEIKRTI comes from the coding sequence ATGACTAAAGTATCAATAGAAACCCTAGCGCAAGAGATCAAGACTCCAGTTGACACCCTGTTGCAGCAGTTTGCCGATGCAGGTATAGAAAAAAATGCATCAGATTTTGTTAGCCAGAAAGAAAAAGAGGCGTTACTTGCGCATTTGAATCCACAAAAAGGGCCAACAAAGTTGACAGTGCAGCGTAAAACACACTCTACTTTGAATGTTCAAGGTTCAGGTGGTAAAAATAAAGAAGTCAAAATTGAGGTTCGTAAAAAACGAACCTTTGTTAAACGGGACCCTGTGGAAATAGCTGCCGAACAGGAAAAAGCGCGTTTAGAAGCAGAACAAAAAGCGGCAGAAGAAAAAGCGCAATTAGAGGCAAAAGCTAAGGCTAAAAAGCAAGAAGAAGAGGAAAAACGCCAAGTAAAAGAGCAAGAAGAGAAGCAAAAGCAAGCAGTTATTGCCAAAGCCAATGCCGAAAAAGAGCAAAAACAGATCGAAAAAGAAGCCGCCTTAGATCCAAAGGCGAAAAAAATAGCCGAAGAGAAAGCGCGTTTAGAAGCTGAGGCAAATGAGATTAAACGTAAAGCTGAAGCAGAGAACCACCGCAAGCTTGAGGAAGACGCGAAACGTATGGCTGAGGAAGCTCGAAAGTTAGCTGAGCAATATAATAAAGATGGCACAGAGCCAGAGCGTGGCCCTGAAGATGAAGATTATCATCTAACGACGTCGGTTTATGCTAGAGCAGCTGAAGATGATAATGATCGTGAAGTTGAAAGTGGTCGAGCTCATGGACGCGGTAGTAAAGTCGCTAAACAGAAAAAAGGTAGCAAGCTTTCTGAAGGTAAAGCGGAACGTGAAGAAGTAAGAGCGATTACTCGTACAGGCCATAAAAAGAAAGGCAAAAGTACTATTCAACAAGGCTTTAATAAACCTGCTCAAGCAGTTAACCGTGATGTTGTTATCGGTGAAACGGTGACAGTTGCTGAACTGGCTAACAAAATGGCGGTTAAAGGCTCTGAAGTAATTAAAGCTATGATGAAAATGGGCGCGATGGCAACGATTAATCAGGTGATTGATCAAGAAACTGCTCAGCTTGTTGCTGAAGAAATGGGGCATAAAGTTGTGTTACGCCGTGAAAATGAATTAGAAGAATCATTAATGAGTGACCGTGATACTGGCGCAGAAAAAGTATCAAGAGCACCTGTTGTTACGATTATGGGACATGTTGACCATGGTAAAACATCATTACTTGATTATATTCGTAAAGCAAAAGTCGCTTCAGGCGAAGCCGGCGGTATCACACAACACATTGGTGCTTATCATGTTAAAACCGAAAATGGTGATATCACATTCCTAGATACTCCTGGCCATGCGGCATTTACATCGATGCGTGCTCGCGGAGCTAAGGCGACAGACCTTGTCGTTTTAGTTGTTGCCGCGGATGATGGCGTAATGCCACAAACAATTGAAGCTATTCAGCATGCCAAAGCAGCTAATGTTCCGATCGTTGTGGCAGTAAATAAAATCGATAAAATGGATGCCGATCCAGAACGTATTAAGGGTGAATTAGCTCAATACGGCGTTATGTCAGATGATTGGGGTGGTGATGCGCAGTTTGTTCATGTATCAGCTAAAGCAGGAACAGGTATTGACCAATTACTGGAGGCTATCTTACTACAAGCTGAAGTATTAGAGCTAACGGCTATCGATACAGGTATGGCAAGTGGCGTAGTTATTGAATCATTCCTTGATAAAGGCCGCGGCCCTGTTGCAACGGTTCTAGTTCAGTCTGGTACTTTGCATAAAGGTGATATTGTGCTTTGTGGGTTTGAATATGGTCGTATTCGGGCGATGCGTAATGAGCTAGGTAAAGAGGTGATTGAGGCTGGTCCTTCTATGCCCGTTGAAATCTTAGGTCTATCGGGCGTTCCATCTGCGGGTGACGAAGCAACAGTTGTACGAGATGAGAAGAAAGCACGAGAAGTCGCACTTTATCGACAAGGTAAATTCCGTGATGTTAAACTTGCTCGTCAGCAAAAAGCAAAACTTGAAAATATGTTTACCAACATGGCTGATGGCGATGTTTCTGAATTAAATATTGTGCTTAAAGCCGACGTTCAAGGCTCAACTGAGGCAATTTCTGATGCATTGACGAATTTATCAACTGATGAAGTTAAAGTCAAAATTATAGGTTCTGGTGTCGGCGGGATCACCGAAACAGATGCTTCACTCGCGGCAGCATCGAATGCAATTATTCTTGGTTTTAACGTACGTGCTGATGCGTCTGCCCGTAAAGTTATTGAATCAGAAAATCTTGACCTACGCTACTATTCCGTTATTTATGATTTAATTGATGAAGTTAAACAAGCGATGAGTGGCATGCTTGCACCTGAGTATAAACAACAAATTATTGGCCTTGCTAACGTTCGAGATGTATTTAAATCACCTAAATTTGGCGCAATTGCTGGTTGTATGGTTACTGAAGGTGTCGTTAAGCGACATAATCCAATTCGCGTCTTACGTGATAATGTCGTTATTTACGAAGGTGAGTTGGAATCATTACGTCGCTTTAAAGATGATGTAAATGAAGTGCGTAATGGTATTGAATGTGGTATTGGCGTACGTAATTACAATGATGTCCGCGTAGGTGACTCCATTGAAGTATTTGAAACCATCGAAATTAAACGTACTATTTAA
- a CDS encoding aldo/keto reductase yields the protein MSLLQSSVIKLNDQVELPQLGFGTYKITDLAEMETAISQALTVGYRAFDTAQLYNNERELGIALKNSGYKRHDYLVTSKIDNKNQGYEQTLKAFDQGLRDLQMDYVDLFLVHWPLSNPFFETWKALERIYEEKRAKAIGVCNFNISHLELLATKANIKPMINQIELHPYMTQSVLVQYLKQQKIAIEAWSPLCRGKINDEKLLIDLAKKYQKSPAQVTLRWHIQNGYIAIPKSSNPKRIADNINIFDFALTESEMQGIDGLNQNLRIGQNPDDVYKNNGF from the coding sequence ATGTCATTATTACAATCTTCAGTAATCAAGTTAAACGATCAAGTTGAGTTACCACAACTAGGCTTTGGAACCTATAAAATTACTGATTTAGCCGAGATGGAAACCGCAATTAGCCAAGCATTGACGGTTGGCTATCGAGCTTTTGATACTGCGCAGTTATATAATAATGAACGAGAATTAGGGATAGCATTAAAAAATAGTGGCTACAAACGGCACGATTATCTTGTGACATCTAAAATTGATAATAAAAACCAAGGGTATGAACAAACACTCAAGGCATTTGATCAGGGATTACGGGATTTGCAGATGGATTATGTCGATCTATTTTTAGTTCATTGGCCATTAAGCAATCCCTTTTTTGAAACCTGGAAAGCGTTAGAGCGAATTTATGAAGAAAAGCGAGCTAAAGCAATCGGTGTATGTAATTTTAATATTTCCCACCTAGAGCTATTAGCAACCAAGGCGAATATAAAGCCAATGATCAATCAAATTGAGTTACATCCTTATATGACCCAAAGCGTTTTAGTCCAATATCTTAAACAGCAAAAAATTGCGATTGAAGCTTGGTCTCCTCTTTGCCGAGGCAAGATTAATGATGAAAAACTATTGATAGATTTAGCAAAAAAATACCAGAAGTCACCCGCACAAGTCACCTTACGTTGGCATATACAAAATGGTTATATTGCAATTCCTAAATCAAGTAACCCTAAGCGCATCGCTGATAACATTAATATTTTTGATTTTGCGTTAACAGAATCTGAAATGCAGGGGATTGACGGTCTTAATCAAAACCTCCGCATCGGTCAAAACCCTGATGATGTTTATAAAAACAATGGTTTCTAA
- the rbfA gene encoding 30S ribosome-binding factor RbfA, producing the protein MAKSFSRPQRVGHELQKEIAIILQREIKDPRLGMVTVSGVELSRDLSYAKVFVTFLYDKDADVVTQGLKILDEATGYIRSLVGKAMQLRIIPELKFVYDESLVEGMRMSNLVTEVINKDQNRRKGD; encoded by the coding sequence ATGGCAAAATCATTTAGTCGTCCGCAACGAGTTGGTCATGAGCTACAAAAAGAGATTGCGATAATATTGCAAAGAGAGATAAAAGATCCTCGTTTAGGCATGGTGACCGTATCGGGTGTTGAGCTATCTCGAGATTTATCCTATGCTAAAGTTTTTGTAACGTTCCTTTATGACAAGGATGCTGATGTTGTTACCCAAGGATTAAAAATTCTTGATGAAGCAACGGGGTATATCCGTTCATTAGTTGGAAAAGCAATGCAATTAAGAATTATTCCTGAATTAAAGTTCGTTTACGATGAATCTTTAGTTGAAGGAATGCGCATGTCAAATTTAGTTACAGAAGTCATTAACAAAGATCAAAATCGCCGTAAAGGTGACTAA
- a CDS encoding EamA family transporter, which produces MLSRFGPIVIILISMASVQGSSSLAKYLFPILGPAGMAGWRLVFSSIMLLLIFKPWRKPISKQAWKYIILYGLALGFMNLSYYSAIKRIPIGIAVAIELTGPIVVAMFAARKMIDFIWLAIAIIGLVMLLPIHNASTDLDLIGVILALCAGSCWGMYIVFGRKAGQLQGASSVALGSVIVSFVIFPIGVWQSGEVMFSLDVLPLALLVALLASAIPYALDMIAMPKVPALTFSTLMSLSPVLGALSGLLFLDETLSGYQWLSILLIIISSVGTVLSISYKPKIIALNDN; this is translated from the coding sequence ATGTTAAGTCGTTTTGGACCAATCGTTATCATTTTGATTTCGATGGCATCAGTGCAAGGAAGTTCATCACTTGCTAAGTATTTATTCCCTATTTTAGGTCCTGCGGGTATGGCCGGATGGCGATTAGTTTTTTCGTCAATTATGTTACTGCTTATTTTTAAGCCATGGCGTAAGCCTATCTCCAAGCAAGCATGGAAGTATATTATATTATATGGCCTCGCTTTAGGTTTTATGAATTTATCTTATTATTCCGCAATTAAACGGATCCCTATTGGGATCGCAGTTGCAATCGAGCTTACAGGTCCGATTGTTGTCGCTATGTTTGCGGCAAGAAAAATGATTGATTTTATTTGGCTTGCTATAGCTATTATCGGCTTGGTTATGTTACTACCTATTCACAATGCCAGTACCGATTTAGATTTAATTGGCGTTATATTGGCGCTTTGCGCCGGTAGTTGTTGGGGAATGTACATCGTTTTTGGGCGTAAAGCAGGGCAACTGCAAGGAGCTTCGAGTGTTGCTTTGGGGTCCGTGATTGTTTCATTTGTGATATTTCCAATCGGGGTATGGCAAAGTGGCGAGGTAATGTTCTCATTAGATGTACTACCGTTAGCTTTACTGGTTGCTTTACTTGCTTCAGCTATCCCCTACGCCCTCGATATGATTGCCATGCCAAAGGTTCCAGCATTAACATTTAGTACCTTAATGAGCTTATCTCCGGTACTTGGTGCCTTATCAGGATTACTATTCTTAGATGAAACACTATCTGGCTATCAATGGTTATCTATTTTATTGATTATTATTTCTTCAGTTGGAACCGTATTATCAATTAGCTATAAACCCAAAATTATCGCGCTCAATGATAATTAA
- the gstA gene encoding glutathione transferase GstA yields MKLYYSPGACSLTQHILLCMSGLEFSIERVDLKTKKTEHNRNFLDVNPRGQVPTLELDDHAILTENIAIAQYIADKAPNAKLLAPIGHIDRYQTLSWLSYVATELHKAYGPLFRSQVQAEKDEAIKVLEDKFAYLDARLKQHKFIATDCFTIADAYLYVVLRWRKIIPNLPAYPSIDQFMQRIDEIPAVKKALAQEA; encoded by the coding sequence ATGAAACTTTACTACAGCCCAGGCGCATGCTCATTGACGCAGCATATTCTTCTTTGTATGTCAGGTCTTGAGTTTTCTATTGAGCGAGTCGATCTTAAAACTAAAAAGACAGAACATAATCGTAATTTTTTAGATGTCAATCCTAGAGGTCAAGTCCCAACGCTTGAGTTAGATGATCATGCAATTTTGACTGAGAATATTGCTATCGCTCAGTATATTGCCGATAAAGCACCTAATGCGAAACTTCTTGCACCAATTGGTCATATTGATCGCTACCAAACACTATCGTGGCTAAGCTATGTAGCAACCGAGCTGCATAAGGCATATGGACCACTTTTTAGGTCGCAAGTGCAAGCAGAAAAAGATGAAGCAATTAAAGTATTGGAAGATAAATTCGCTTACCTCGACGCAAGACTAAAACAGCATAAATTTATTGCAACCGATTGTTTCACTATTGCCGATGCCTATCTTTATGTGGTACTGCGCTGGCGTAAAATTATTCCTAATTTACCTGCTTATCCTTCAATTGATCAATTTATGCAACGAATTGATGAAATCCCTGCGGTAAAAAAAGCTCTCGCACAAGAAGCTTAA
- a CDS encoding autotransporter outer membrane beta-barrel domain-containing protein: protein MMKKKYKYKYKVLSLAVVSALYSHNLHAAIITLTDSNFPTSTVLADANHVFINTTTNGILSPHIDSSSAGEGLVASNTYQLTINSTDTFGIRSNFAGNYNSFKAIRISSDGAFISNSNIDISLNSGTGVYVANEGNALFNKKLDITSTGPSSMGIRAYSSATNPSNIPSNGRFKDQVTIVSHGDNSYGISSQVVSPDGVASLQFDKNVSITMNGLASYGIKVEDGGTGGLNSSTISFSDGLDLQIANGTGIVSEKQNHTIQINGISHLIASNNTILESASGLIQVNGQADIDGDIQAYTGGVVDLALSSNSNIIGKLNNYSDPGLGKAAGQIHLNFGGSGSQWTITDSSAINSLAGQGYLIFNNYTVGTSLSITDSNAAIGSHTVEVLDSGTNGSNDANGVTLISTQGGNAIFSMPTLANIGAYQYGLQKVGNNWQLTRPGSFSLTTNNAINGLRAGYLMNYNENQSLLQRMGELRSTKSGGDLWAKILAGKNKVDGNSQLSAFDQKFYGIQVGTDTRKMLNDNADFYLGLAFGYTRSDQDYARGDGNIDSYYVNAYSSYTNANGLYLDGVAKIGWQKQDFNLQDNQNNSVNGDTDSSLFGVSAELGYKYYFAGEQKSGWFTQPSAQIAYSHVDSDTFTASNGQKINFDNYSSVLGKAGVIIGYDFSQSSSNPFNVYLKTNYFHEFSGDLEGKINDETIKTDLGSNWWNYGIGFNAQVKHSHNIYFDIDQSRGADFKQLWKLNVGYRYQW, encoded by the coding sequence ATGATGAAAAAGAAATATAAATATAAATATAAAGTTCTATCGTTAGCTGTAGTCTCTGCTTTATACTCACATAATTTGCATGCAGCAATAATTACTTTAACCGATAGTAATTTTCCTACATCGACTGTTTTAGCAGATGCTAATCATGTTTTTATAAACACTACAACAAATGGTATCCTTTCCCCCCATATCGATTCTAGCTCTGCAGGTGAAGGCTTAGTTGCCAGCAATACTTATCAATTGACCATAAATAGCACGGATACTTTTGGCATCCGTTCTAATTTTGCAGGAAATTATAATAGTTTTAAGGCAATTCGTATCTCAAGTGACGGTGCATTTATTTCTAATAGTAATATTGATATCAGCCTTAATTCGGGTACTGGCGTATATGTCGCCAATGAAGGGAATGCGCTTTTTAATAAAAAGCTTGATATCACCTCTACTGGCCCTAGTTCAATGGGTATTCGTGCTTATAGCTCAGCGACTAACCCATCGAATATTCCATCTAATGGACGATTTAAAGATCAAGTTACAATTGTCTCTCATGGTGATAATAGCTACGGTATTTCTAGCCAGGTTGTGAGCCCTGATGGGGTTGCCTCGCTACAGTTTGATAAAAATGTAAGCATTACCATGAATGGTCTCGCTAGCTATGGTATAAAGGTTGAAGATGGGGGCACAGGAGGCCTTAATAGTTCGACTATATCGTTTAGCGATGGGCTAGATCTTCAAATAGCTAACGGTACAGGAATTGTATCTGAGAAGCAGAACCATACTATTCAAATTAATGGTATCAGCCATTTAATCGCGAGTAATAATACGATACTGGAATCTGCATCAGGATTGATTCAAGTTAACGGTCAAGCTGATATTGATGGCGATATTCAAGCTTATACAGGCGGAGTAGTTGATTTAGCTTTATCGAGTAACTCCAACATCATAGGTAAATTGAATAATTATAGTGACCCTGGATTAGGTAAAGCAGCGGGTCAAATCCATCTTAATTTTGGCGGTTCAGGTAGCCAATGGACAATTACTGATAGCTCAGCAATTAACTCTCTGGCTGGGCAAGGCTATCTTATATTTAATAATTATACTGTGGGGACATCACTGTCAATTACCGATAGTAATGCTGCCATAGGTAGTCATACGGTTGAGGTACTTGATTCTGGTACTAATGGTTCTAATGATGCTAACGGGGTGACGTTGATATCTACGCAAGGAGGGAATGCCATATTTAGCATGCCAACATTAGCTAATATTGGTGCATATCAATACGGTCTGCAAAAAGTAGGCAATAATTGGCAGTTAACAAGACCTGGCTCATTTTCTCTCACAACCAATAATGCGATAAATGGTTTACGAGCTGGTTACTTAATGAATTATAATGAAAATCAAAGCTTATTGCAGCGAATGGGTGAATTAAGAAGTACAAAATCTGGCGGCGATTTATGGGCAAAAATTCTAGCAGGGAAAAATAAAGTTGATGGCAATAGTCAATTGTCTGCGTTTGACCAAAAATTTTATGGTATTCAAGTTGGTACAGATACCAGAAAAATGCTAAATGATAATGCTGATTTTTATTTAGGGCTAGCATTTGGTTATACTCGTAGTGACCAAGACTATGCTAGAGGTGATGGAAATATTGATTCATATTATGTTAACGCGTATAGCTCATATACCAATGCTAATGGTCTTTATCTCGATGGTGTTGCTAAGATAGGTTGGCAAAAACAAGATTTTAACCTACAAGATAATCAAAATAACTCTGTAAATGGTGATACCGATAGTAGTCTTTTTGGTGTAAGTGCAGAACTCGGTTATAAATACTACTTTGCTGGCGAGCAAAAATCAGGTTGGTTTACTCAGCCGTCTGCACAAATAGCATATAGCCATGTTGATAGTGATACCTTTACGGCAAGTAATGGACAAAAAATTAATTTTGATAATTACTCATCAGTATTAGGTAAAGCAGGAGTGATTATTGGTTATGATTTTTCACAGTCATCTAGTAATCCATTTAACGTCTACTTAAAAACTAACTATTTCCATGAATTTTCAGGCGATTTAGAAGGAAAAATTAATGATGAGACGATTAAGACTGATTTAGGGAGTAATTGGTGGAACTACGGCATAGGCTTTAATGCACAAGTTAAACATTCACATAATATCTATTTTGATATTGACCAATCCCGTGGGGCTGATTTTAAACAACTTTGGAAATTAAATGTTGGATATCGTTACCAGTGGTAG
- the truB gene encoding tRNA pseudouridine(55) synthase TruB has protein sequence MARKRKGRDVQGVLLLDKPAGMTSNDVLQKVKRVFNAQKAGHTGALDPLATGMLPICFGESTKFSQYLLDSDKRYRVIARLGQRTDTSDSDGQIIAEKLVKVIQPDIEQGLIHFRGDIMQIPTMFSALKYQGRPLYEYARQGITIERQPRPITVYENRFIAFNNNELELEIHCSKGTYIRTIIDDLGELLGCGAHIIYLRRLQVSNYPSDKMVSLSFIQEHASNIELLDSLLLSVDSPVQDHAKIALTDEQGRDILLGRTIEISQSTVQTQLVRLYQQTLFIGIGQWLNNSISPKRLIQTEQ, from the coding sequence ATGGCAAGAAAGCGCAAAGGTCGGGATGTTCAAGGTGTTTTACTGTTAGATAAACCAGCGGGTATGACATCAAATGACGTATTACAAAAAGTAAAACGAGTATTTAATGCCCAAAAAGCGGGTCATACGGGAGCCTTAGATCCTCTTGCAACCGGAATGTTGCCGATTTGTTTTGGCGAATCAACTAAATTTTCACAATATCTGCTAGATTCGGATAAACGTTATCGTGTGATTGCACGTTTAGGCCAAAGAACGGATACTTCAGATTCAGACGGACAAATTATTGCGGAAAAGCTGGTTAAGGTCATTCAACCAGATATTGAACAGGGATTAATTCACTTTAGAGGTGATATTATGCAAATCCCTACCATGTTTTCCGCTTTAAAGTATCAAGGTCGCCCGCTTTACGAATATGCCAGACAAGGAATTACTATTGAACGGCAACCAAGGCCGATTACTGTATATGAAAATCGTTTTATTGCTTTTAATAATAATGAATTAGAACTTGAAATTCACTGCTCTAAGGGAACTTATATTCGTACTATTATTGATGATCTTGGCGAGTTATTGGGATGCGGTGCACATATTATCTATTTACGTCGGTTACAAGTATCAAATTACCCTAGTGATAAAATGGTCTCATTATCGTTTATTCAAGAACATGCTAGTAATATTGAGCTACTTGATTCACTGTTATTATCTGTTGATAGTCCTGTGCAAGATCATGCTAAAATAGCGCTAACCGATGAGCAGGGGCGCGATATTTTATTAGGTAGAACAATCGAAATTAGTCAGTCGACAGTGCAAACTCAGTTAGTTAGGTTATATCAGCAAACGCTCTTTATTGGTATCGGTCAATGGCTCAATAATTCGATATCACCAAAGCGATTAATTCAAACGGAACAATAA